A region from the Lolium perenne isolate Kyuss_39 chromosome 4, Kyuss_2.0, whole genome shotgun sequence genome encodes:
- the LOC127347125 gene encoding uncharacterized protein translates to MTFMLRPSRMYPPHDSHESVRYWNAGWFYERNASVPKVHEGASSSLATASSELENLRSSYQELETKLKEAELKREKAEKQLAEKNFEHIRETGELKLKINVDSETIKCQQKELNGLRKYMETAEQHWDLLNENILEPLGYSEERRNLLPRDDLLQLAGDDCKDLISASRKICYNLSIKRSRTCDVRKLIGKMDVLPELVTDLQASSARGAAAMALTMCLAHHADLDLDQVTTGVPPDADVSALLDAVSGYDTRIARRIRHEEFYDKVVLPADESLEAELQKELAAKARPAESGTQFTWTSSKNAPQEEPKTSTAASEESDEDVSSPAEGAKEQDPEGKTSPAKGE, encoded by the exons atgacgttcatgctccgccCTAGCCGCATGTACCCTCCCCATGACTCgcacgagtccgtccggtactggaacgccggatggttctatgagaggAATGCCTCAGTTCCGAAAGTCCATGAGG GCGCGTCCTCCTCCCTGGCGACGGCTTcatctgaacttgagaacctgcgctcctcgtaccaagagttGGAAACGAAGCTGAAGGAGGCGGAACTTAAGAGAGAGAAAGCCGAAaaacagctggcggagaaaaacttcGAGCATATCAGGGAGACGGGCGAGCTGAAATTGAAGATAAATGTTGACAGTGAGACCATCAAATGTcagcaaaaagagctcaatggactccggaagtatatggagaccgcggaacaGCACTGGGATttgctcaatgagaacatcttgg agccgcttgggtattcGGAAGAGCGCCGGAATTTGCTCCCACGAgatgaccttcttcaacttgcaggcgatgactgcaaagatctcatctccgcctcccgcaagatatgttaTAACctatccatcaagaggagtcgtACTTGCGACGTCCGGAAACTTATTGGAAAGATGGAtgttctgccggagctggtgacggatctgcaAGCGTCGtctgcccgaggcgcagctgcaatggccctgaccatgtgcctagcacatcatgcggatcttgatcttgatcaggtaaccacgggcgttcctccagaTGCGGATGTTAGCGCtctcctggatgcagtgagcggctacgacacccgtatcgcgcgcaggatccggcatgaggaattctacgacaaggtcgtccttCCTGCTGACGAGTCCTTAGAAGCAGAACTTCAGAAGGAGCTTGCTgccaaggcgcgacctgcggaatccggaacccagtttacctggaccagctccaagaatgctccccaagaggaacccaagaccagcactgctgcctctgaagaaagtgatgaagacgtgtcttctccggccgaaggcgccaaggaacaggatccagagggcaagacttctccggctaagggggaatga